Genomic DNA from Telopea speciosissima isolate NSW1024214 ecotype Mountain lineage chromosome 2, Tspe_v1, whole genome shotgun sequence:
atattaattgaAATCAGAAAACATTTACATATAGGTAATCCAATCTTCTATTTGATGGATGATCCACAACCATATATATTATGATTTGAGTACTCTGTTTGGTTTAATTTACAGAGTCAATGGAGATGAAGATATTACCATCAAGATACTTTACTGTGgaatctgccatgcagaccttcaCGTTACAAGGGATGAATTTGGATCTGGTGTTTTCCCTGTTGTTCCTGGGTATGTATCTCTATCTATGCCTCTCACTCATCGATTTACGTCTGAGTTAATTTCACTCTCAATGTCATTTCATCGAACACATGCAGGCATGAGATCGTTGGGGTAGTGACCCAAGTCGGAAGCAACGTAGAGAAATTCAAGATTGGAGATAAAGTAGGAGTGGGGAACTTGGTTGGCTCTTGCCGTGCTTGCGAAAACTGCCAACAAGAACTGGAGCCCTATTGCCCCAAAGCAGAAACTACATACACCATGTTTGATTTCGGGACCGGAAAGAAAAACTACGGTGGATATTCCGATTTCTATGTTGTTAATGAGCACTTTGTCGTTCGTTTCCCTGAAAACCTGCCGTTAGATGCCGGAGCTCCGTTATTATGTGCCGGAATCACTATATATAGCCCCATGAAATACTATGGACTGGATAAGTCAGGAATGCATTTGGGTGTGGTTGGGCTCGGTGGACTTGGGCATGTGGCTGTCAAGTTTGCTAAGGCCTTAGGCATGAAGGTGACTGTGATCAGTACATCTCCAAGCAAGGAGAAGGAAGCCATTGATCGACTTGGGGCTGATTCATTCTTGGTCAGTAAGGACTCAGACCAAATGAAGGTAAGAGCCTTTAAGTGTTTGGTTTTTAAATGTGTTTGGTTTTAAATGTGTTTGGttttaattaatcttatatgtttGAACTGATGTAGTCTGCGGTGGGCACAATGGATGGGATTATAGATACGGTTTCTGCACCTCACCCTTTTGCACCGTTGATTGATCTATTAAAGACTCATGGGAAGCTAGTGGTGGTGGGTGGATCAGTAAAACCAGTGGAGCTGCCAATCTTTCCACTTCTTATGggttagtgaatttttttttttgtttattgtaCTAGATAGACTATTGTGGACCAAAATAAGCAAGGCCCAAGCCCATACTTGATGAAGTAATTGTGATAGACTTAGcccattagtttaatttaatttttcccCTTGGGTGGTAGTTTGTGTTTCTCATTAGTAAAAgctcattcacccaaaaaaataaataataataatccttTCATTTTGAATTTCAGGGAGGAAGCTAGTTGGGGGAAGTGCAGCTGGTGGGTTGAAGGAAACACAAGAAATGATAGATTTTGCAGGGAAGCACAACATAGTGGCTGATATCGAACTTATATCGATGGATTATGTGAACACTGCTATGGACCGACTTGCAAAAGGAGATATTAGATATCGATTTGTCATTGACATAGCTAATACCTTAAATGTTAATTAAGATATAATCTCTATcatatttacttatttttatgtttttagccCTTTTTTACCCGGGGTTGGGTGGGTAGTGTGAGCAAATAATATTTGTATGGAAATGATTGTTTGTAATATATAGTAAAGTAGAGGCCCTAATTAGTTTTGTAGGACTTCGTATTGCTAATAAATGGTTATTTGTTTGGAAATGATTGTTTGGTATATGGCAACGTGTTGATATGTGTCATTCTAAATAGCTGTTATTGTTAAGGTTATCATCACTAAAAGAAAAGCACGCTTTTACCATGCTTCTCAATAAGTTTGAAGTATATATTTCATGGCGGTAACATTTTACTGTTGCTAAAATGAACATTTAGCGGCTGTatacacctcattttgtcatccTGGAGGTTGTTTTGACAATGATGA
This window encodes:
- the LOC122649519 gene encoding probable mannitol dehydrogenase; amino-acid sequence: MSKSHDEEHTQKAFGWAARDNSGILSPFHFTRRVNGDEDITIKILYCGICHADLHVTRDEFGSGVFPVVPGHEIVGVVTQVGSNVEKFKIGDKVGVGNLVGSCRACENCQQELEPYCPKAETTYTMFDFGTGKKNYGGYSDFYVVNEHFVVRFPENLPLDAGAPLLCAGITIYSPMKYYGLDKSGMHLGVVGLGGLGHVAVKFAKALGMKVTVISTSPSKEKEAIDRLGADSFLVSKDSDQMKSAVGTMDGIIDTVSAPHPFAPLIDLLKTHGKLVVVGGSVKPVELPIFPLLMGRKLVGGSAAGGLKETQEMIDFAGKHNIVADIELISMDYVNTAMDRLAKGDIRYRFVIDIANTLNVN